The Bradyrhizobium sp. LLZ17 genomic sequence GGCGCGGCGCCGACGGAAATTCCAATGTAGAACGGGAACGATGCCAAAACGATCAGCGTCAACGACGTCGAATAGTAGAACATTACCGCGAGGAAAACGGCAGTGAACAAGAGATCGACCGCGAGCGTGAGCGCCGAGCTCGTCAGGAACTGACGGATGTTCTCGAGCTCGCGAACGCGTGCGACCGAATCGCCGACGCGGCGTGTCTGGAAATATGCGATCGGCAACGCCATCAGGTGGCGAAACAGCCGGGCGCCGAGCTCGACGTCGATGCGGTTCGTCGTGTGTGCGAACAGATGGACGCGCAACGTGCCGAGAACGGTCTCGAACAAGGTCAACGCGACGAGGCCCGCGATCAGGACGTCGAGCGTGCTGATGCTTCGATGCACGAGCACCTTGTCGATGACGACCTGGAAGAACAGCGGGGCGACGAGGGCAAAGACCTGAAGGAAGAACGACGCAATCAGCACTTCGCCGAGGAGATGGCGATACTTGTGAACCGCACCGACAAACCAGCTGATATCGAACCGCCGAGAGGGATCCGTCAGAGCCGCACGCCGGGTCATCAGGATGATGTCGCCGTCCCAGATGGCTTCGAGTTCAGCCTGGGTCATGGATTCGGGACGGGGAGACAACGGGCGCTGAACCAGAAGCTTGTCGTCGATGACCTTACCCAGGATCAGGAAGCCGCCGTCGCGCAGCACGGCAATTGCCGGTAGCGGCGTGACGCCAAGCCTGTTCCAGCTCGACCGCTGTGCCCGGGCCTTGAGCCCGAACTCCCTGGTACAGCGCAGGATTTCGGTCACACCGACTCGCGCCGTGCCCATACGATGCCGAATCTGCTCCGGGTCGGCCGCAATACCATGGCAACGCAGCAAGATCGCCAAGGCGATGAGCCCCGACTCATCGCCACTCGCAGGCTCAGGATCCGCCTCCTGGACGGGTATATCGCGAGGATCGGCGGAGTATGCCTGCCTGAGGGCGTCACCGGCGCGGCGAATGAGGGCGTCACCGACGCGGCCAACCAGATCACGCCCATCCGCAATCAGACCGGTAAGGGTGTGATGCGCACGACCGGCGAGGCTCTGAGGTCCGCTCAGGATCAAGCGGCCGTCCCAAATTTCTTCAAATTCCGCACGCGGCATCAACTTCGGATGTGACGCGGTTGGATGCAGCACAAGCGCCGCATCGTCCTCGACCTTCCCGAGCAGCAGAAATCCGCCATCGCGCAGCGCTGCAATTCCGGGCAGGCTGATGTCTGCGAGCTGTTTCCAATGTGTCGTGCGCGAACCGACCTTCAGCCCGAAATAGCGGGCGCAGCGAAGCATTGCACGGATGCCAATTGCGCTCTCCCCGCAATGGTCGCGGAGTTGGTCGGGCTCGGCGCTCACGCCATGAAGGCGCAGGAACAGAGCTAGGGATCGAAGCCCGAGATCTGCGACCTGGGCATTTCCATTCTGGATCGCCATTTTTTTCTAAACCTTTCGCGGCTACCGACCGCGTCGAGATTCCTTCTCATGCATTCACAAACATTGACGATGAGGCACCAAGGCGTTGAGCCTGGGTGCCTCATCGGGCACTAATGCTGCGGTCGGGCCAGCAACGGTTCGCAACCCCCTCCGATCGCTTGCGATAGAGCCGCTACGACCTGACCGGGATCCACCTGGCCGGTGTGAGCGGCCAGATACTGGTTCAGCAGCGCAAAGCCCTGGCTTGCGAAGGACGCCGTGCCGTTCGCAACCGGATGATCTGCCACAGCGATCGACTGCGGCGCGGTCGTTGCCAGGGTGCTGGTGGCCGGGTCCACATGTTGCTGAAGCAGCGTAAAGCCTTGGCTTGCCAAGGAGGCCGTGTTTGCAGCGGTCGTTTGCTGATGACCTGCATGGTCGATCGTCCGCGGCGCCGTCGGGGCCGCGGCCGTCGTTGTGGCAGCAGGATGTTGATCCGTCGCGGTGTGGTGGTGGTGGTGGTGCGACGACGTTGTGGTCGTGACGGGTGCGGGGCGGGGATCCGTCACGGTGATGGCCTGCGGCGAAGCCGTCGAAACCGCACCGGTTGACGGATCCTTCGCACTTGCCGTCAGCGCAAGTGTCGCAACCGGATGGCCGCCGCCACGATAGTACGAGTGCAGTTCCAGTCCGCTGTCGACCTGCGCAGCCGTCAACGTGATGTTCTGCCCCCTGAACGTGTGACCATCGCGCTTGTCGGTGATCGTCTCGTAGCTCGGGAGACCTGTGATGTTTACCGTCACCCGATCGTTGTGGTCGGACGTTGTCACCCTGGTTCCCAAGCCGACCTTGCCGCCTCCGCCGGTCACCGAGAGCGTGTGATCCGCGACAGTGAGGACAGGCGTGGTCACGTACGATGCCGGATCAGTCACGGTGATGGTCTGGGGCGCGGCTCTCTTTACGGCGCCGGTGACCGGGTCCTTCGCGTTTGCGGTCAGCGTGAGTTTTGCGCCCGGATGACCCTTGCCACTGTAGTGCGAGTGCAGTTCCAGTCCGCTGTCGACCTGCGCAGCCGTCAACGTGATGTTCTGCCCCCTGAACGTGTGACCATCGCGCTTGTCGGTGATCGTCTCGTAGCTCGGGAGACCTGTGATGTTTACCGTCACCCGATCGTTGTGGTCGGTCGTTGTCACCCTGGTTCCCAAGCCGACCTTGCCGCCTCCGCCGGTCACCGAGAGCGTGTGATCCGCGACAGTGAGGACAGGCGTGGTCACGTACGATGCCGGATCAGTCACGGTGATGGTCTGTGGCGCGGCTTTCTTTACGGCGCCGGTGACCGGGTCCTTCGCGTTTGCGGTCAGCGTGAGTTTTGCGCCCGGATGACCCTTGCCACTGTAGTGCGAGTGCAGGATCAGTCCGCTGTCGACCTGCGCAGCCGTCAAGGTGATGTTCTGCCCCCTGAACGTGTGACCATCGCGCTTGTCGGTGATCGTCTCGTAGCTCGGGAGACCTGTGATGTTTACCGTCACCCGATCGTTGTGGTCGGTCGTTGTCACCCTGGTTCCCAAGCCGACCTTGCCGCCTCCGCCGGTCACCGAGAGCGTGTGATCCGCGACAGTGAGGACAGGCGTGGTCACGTACGATGCCGGATCAGTCACGGTGATGGTCTGTGGCGCGGCTTTCTTTACGGCGCCGGTGACCGGGTCCTTCGCGTTTGCGGTCAGCGTGAGTTTTGCGCCCGGATGACCCTTGCCACTGTAGTGCGAGTGCAGTTCCAGTCCGCTGTCGACCTGCGCAGCCGTCAACGTGATGTTCTGCCCCCTGAACGTGTGACCATCGCGCTTGTCGGTGATCGTCTCGTAGCTCGGGAGACCTGTGATGTTTACCGTCACCCGATCGTTGTGGTCGGTCGTTGTCACCTTGGTCCCCAGGTCGACAGTACCGCCTTTCCCGGCTACCGAGAGCGAGTGATCCGCGATGTTCAGTACAGGCTTGGTCGCGGTCGGCGTCGACGGCGTCGTTGTGGTCGTGGCCGGTCGAGGATCCGTCACGGCGATGGTCTGCGGCGAGGCCGTCGAAACCGCACCAGAGGTCGGGTCCTTCGCACTTGCAGTCAGCGTGAGCGTTGCGACCGGATGACTGTTGCCCTTGTAGTTCGATTGCAACGTCAATCCGCTGTCGACCTGTGCAGCCGTCAGGGTAATGTTCTTTCCACTGAAAGTACGACCATCGAGCTTGTCGGTGATCCTCTCATAGTTTGGCAGCCCAGCGATGTTCACGGTCACGACGTCGTTGGTGTCGGTTGTCGTCACCGTGGTCCCCAAGTCGACAGTACCGCCTTTCCCGGCCACCGAGAGCGAGTTATCCGCGATCGTCAGGACAGGCTTGGTCGCCGTCGATCCAGGCGGAGTCGAGGTCGCAGTCGAACCAGTCGAGGTCGAGCCAGTCGAGGTCGAGCCAGTCGATGTCGATCCGCTCGAGGTAGGGTCGATCTGGAGACCGGAGAACGTCTTCACCGCGCCTGATAGGTTCGCGGCGACGCCGCCCGCGTCCCTGATGCTCGCACCGCTCGGAAGGTTCACTCCCGTGATGGCGAGCGCCGAGGTGCTGGTGTTGGTCGACGCGACGGTCGTTTTGAAGGTGAGCGTGCCCGTGCCCGAGCCGCCCACATAGCTAGCCGTTCCGCCGTCATTGAGTGATAGCGTCGGCGTACCCGACACCGTCACCGCTTCATTGAAGCCTAGTGTCAGCGTGATCGCATCAGCGACGTGCTCGGTGCCAGTGCCCGGAGAGGCTGAGGCCCGCGTCACCGCCGGCAAGACTGGATCGATCTGAAATCCGGTGAACGTCTTCACCGCGCCCGACAGGTTCGCCGAGACACCGGAAGCATCCTTGATGCTCGAACCGCTGGGAAGATTGACGCCGGTGATGGCGAGTGCCGAGGTGTTGGTGTCGGTCGCCGCGACAGTCGTTTTGAAGGTGAGCGTGCTCGTGCCTGAACCGCCCACATAGGTGGCCTTGCCGCCGTCGTTGAGCGTGAGCGTGGGCGTGCCCGTCACCGTCACGGCCTCGTTGAAGGCGAGCGACAGGGTGATGGTATCGCCGGCATGCTCGATGCCGGTTCCCGGAGAAGCGGAGGCCTGCGTCACTGCCGGCGTGACCGTTGGGCTGGTGGGCGTGGTGGGTTGTGTCGGTGCCGTGGCGCCCGCACCCGTCCAACCGGCCGCCTGCGACCCGGTGACCAGCGTCATGTTGCGATAATCGACGGCGGCTGTCTCGGTCGCCCTCGAGCGATAGACGCCGTATTCCCAATAGGTGCCCTGCCCATAGCCCAACGGACCCTGGTAGTTCACAACCTGCTTGCCGTTGATCGAGACCTGCAGGTACCCGCCGCCGCTGTTGGAAAAATTGGCTTGGACCTTGATGTCGTTGTAGACACCGGTCTGGATCGGATTCGGGTCGGTCCAGAGCGTGAGCATATGGAGAGCGGATGAGGAATTGCTGGGATTCCCACCGGGCTGAACATAGCGGGCGACAATTTGCAGATGGTCGCCGTCCATCTGGAACGCGAACGGCGGTGAGGTCCCCACACCGCTCGCAATGTCGTCATTGTGCATTTGACCGACGACAAAAAAACCGTTGTTGTGGTTTTGAGTGTTTACAAATGACCCATTGGGCCCATTGGCCTCCACCATGAACTGATAGTCCATGCCAATCGGAGTACCGGCCGGAATCACTGCACCCCAGCTGGTCTTGACACTCGTCGTGTCATTTTGCATTTCGGAGCGATCAACGCCAGAGCCGTCACCACCTCCTGCCCAATTGTCGCCCTGCTGGACCTGGAACCGGAGCGTCTGCGAGTCTGGGTTGGTGATATTGTAGCTCTTACCCGCCGTCTCGACCTCGTAAACGTCGCTTCCGACGTCAAGCAGGCTTCCGGGCGTGGTTTTGAAATTCGTGATTGTGCCAGTCGTACTCAATTTCGAGCCTCCATTGACAAGGAAATTCCACTGCCGCGCACGCGATGGCGCGCGACATACCGCGTGCTCGCAAGCGCTTCGCATTGCGAGCCGACATAACAGCAGTGGGATTTGAAGCGCCCCCCGACTGCTCGGCCGGTGGGTTAATGAGCGAGTATGGCGAAAAAATAAACGAGTAAGGCGAAAACGCGAAACTTCAAATGCGGCTCGCTTGTGGCACTTACCACATGTCCCTGCAACTACAGCCGAATTCGGTAACGCCGCCTCGGGGGCAGCAACCTAAGTATCCACTAATATACCGACGTATGACGTATCCGCTCGCCGTCGATCTGGTGTTCTCGGTCTGAGCATCTCGCCGGCGATGCTGGTAAAACTTACGGATTGTACTCGTCGCGGGCCGCCGGGCGAGGCTTTTCGTGCTCGCCAGGGCAATCCGCAAGCGATCGTCAAGCCGGTGAGGCGCCGATCGCGGGCCTGGTCTCGATGAGCGTGTAGGATCGTGTCCCGTGGCGTGGTGTAGCTGGCGGTGGATCACCGCGTTCGCCGGCGAGAGCCGGGCTGGTCAGCTGGCGATAGCCGTGAGGCTGACACTCGGATCATCGCTCAACGGCGCGATTGTTTCCAGCGTCATGTAACGGGCGCGCTGGACGGCCCATTCATCGTTCTGTTCGAGCAGGATCGCGCCGATGAGGCGAACGATGGCGTCCTCGTTGGGAAGATGCCGACCACCTCGGTGCGCCGCTTGATCTCGCCGTTGAGGCGCTCGATCGGGTTGGTCGAGTGCAGCTTGGTCCGGTGCTGCGGCGGGAACGTCATGTAGGCCAGCACGTCGGTCTCGGCTTCGTCCAGGAAGCCGGCAAGCTTCGGCAGCTTTGGCCGGAGCTGGTCGGCGACCTTGCGCCACTGGGTTCGCGCGGGCTCGGCATCGTCCTGTGCGAATGCTGTGGCAATGAAGGCAGAGACGACGCGCCGGCCGCTCTTACCGGCATGCGCCAACGCGTTGCGCATGAAGTGGACGCGGCAGCGCTGCCAGCTGGCGTTGAGCACCTTGGCGACGGTGGCCTTGATGCCTTCGTGGGCATCGGAGACGACCAGCTTGACGCCGCGCAGGCCGCGGCGGGCGAGCTTGCGCAAGAACGCCGTCCAGAACGTCTCGGCCTCGGAGGGGCCAATATCCATGCCCAGAACCTCGCGCCGGCCGTCACTGTTGACGCCGACCGCAACAATCACCGCGACCGAGACGATGCGGCCATCCTGGCGCACCTTCACGTAGGTGGCGTCGATCCACAGATACGGCCAGTCGCCCTCGATCGGACGGGCGAGGAACGCCTTCACCTTGTCGTCGATCTCGCCGCACAGCCGGCTGACCTGGCTCTTGGAGATGCCGGTCATGCCCATCGCCTGCACCAGATCGTCCACCGAGCGGGTCGAGACGCCCTGCACGTAGGCTTCCTGCACCACGGCCGTGAGCGCCTTCTCGGCCATCCGGCGCGGCTCCAAAAAGCCCGGGAAGTAGGAGCCCTTGCGCAGCTTGGGAATGCGTAGTTCGACCGCGCCGGCACGGGTCTCCCAGGTCCGGTCGCGGTAGCCGTTGCGCTGGGCCAGACGCTCGGGGCTCTTCTCGCCGTAGGCTGCCCCGGTCTGGCCTTCGACTTCCAGCTCCATCAGCCTTTGGGCGGCAAAGCCGATCATCTCGCGCAACAGATCGGCGTCAGGGGTCTTCTCCACGAGCGTGCGCAGGTCCATCATATCATCGGTCATCGGTGGTTCCTCGGTTGCGTTGGCGTGTCGCAACCCGATCCTACCGGAGAACTGCCGGTGACCACCGCAAAGCCGCCCGCCCGCTACGGCGCTATTTGGAGGCGCGCGTCCGGGCGGCTTTGCTCTACCGAGCTACACCACTACCGGGGAGTACGTCATGCCAAGCTGATGAATGCTTGTGGGTGCAAGTCCCATCCGGCCAAAGCCGAAGCAGGCAGACCGGGACCGAGTCTTGCGGGCGTCGCGGCAACGCGGGGTTCGAAGTGTAGACAGGAGCCATGCGGGGTGCGGGAATGAGCCTCGAAAGGTGGATGTTCGCGGAGGCCGAGTGTGTTCCCTAAACACGAAGGCAGCATGAGCATCGTCGTTATGCGAGACGATGCCGCTCCGTCGGGGTCGATGGCCGGATCACGCATGGAAGGTAATCATCGGAACATGAGAGGCCCGACCGGGTCCGTTGGATTGGTCTCCAACGGGGGGCAGCGGCAAGGCAGTGCCAGAGCCGCGGTCCGAGCTGAGGTCGGGAGTCGGACTGGTCCATAGTACCTGTGAAGTCGTCGAAGGAAACGAGACGCATGGAGGGAAGGGGTCAGCCCGAGGGGAGCCCGCGCGAGAAGGCCAGGGTCCGGACACAGAGCCGGGTTGCCTTGCCGCCGAACCTCGAACGGGTGAACACGGCAGCCAAGCAGGCTGCTCAAACCCGGTTCACGGCCTTGCTGCACCACGTCAACGAGGACGCTCTGCGTCGGGCGTTTCGACGACAAAAGCGGCAGGCCAGCGCGGGGGTCGACGGGATAACGGTGGCGAAGTACGAAGAGAGGCTCACGGATAACCTCCGGGAGCTCTGCGGACGCGTCCACACGGGTCGCTACCGGCCACAGCCGGTGCGACGAGTCTACATCCCCAAAGCCGATGGCGGTAAGCGGCCTCTCGGTGTGCCGGCGCTAGAGGACAAGATTGTCCAAAGCGCGGTAGCCGAGGTGCTGAGCTCCGTCTACGAGGTCGACTTCCTCGGGTTCTCCTACGGCTTCCGGCCGGGGCGGAATCCTCATATGGCGCTTGACGCCTTGCACACGGCGATCATGAGCCAGCGCGTCAACTGGGTGCTCGATGCCGACATACGCAACTTCTTCGACTCGGTCGACCACGAGTGGCTGCTGCGGATGGTGGCGCACAGGATCGCCGATCCTCGCATATTGCGGCTCATAGAGCTGTGGCTGCGGGCCGGCATTCTTGAGAGCGGCGAGAAGCAAGAAACGGACAGGGGTACCCCGCAGGGGGCGGGCATCAGTCCGCTCCTCGCCAACATCTTTCTGCACTACATCCTCGATCTCTGGGTCCACCAATGGCGCCGTCGCCGCGCACGCGGTCGCGTTGTGGCCGTTCGCTATGCGGACGACTTCGTCATGGGCTTCGAGAGCAAGGTGGATGCGCAGGAGATGCTCTTGGCCCTCAAGGCGCGGCTGGCCAGCTTTGGCCTGATGCTTCATGAGGGCAAGACGCGGTTGATCGAGTTCGGTCGATTTGCGGCCCTCTCGCGTCAGCGGCGCGGCGAGCGGCGACCCGAGACCTTCGCCTTCCTCGGCTTCACCCACTACTGCGGGCGGACCCGGGACGGCCGGTTTATCGTGAAGCACAAGACGGAAGGGAAACGCCTGACGCGTAAGCTGACGGCGTTGCGCCAGGAAGCCTGGCGGTTCATGCACGCGCCACTGGCCATGCAACACGAATGGCTCACCGCCGTTCTGCGTGGACACTACGGCTACTATGGCAGACCGCACAACTATCCGGCGCTCAACGGCTTCTACCGGGAGGTGCGTCGGACCTGGCGGCGCTGTCTGAGACGGCGTAGTCAGAAAAGCCGGCGCATGGGCTGGCCGGAGTTCGAGACCCTGACGGCTCGCTTCCGTCTGCCCGTTCCACGCATCACTCGCACTTGGGCGCAGGCGCGGATATGACGCGGGTTACCCTCGGGAAGAGCCGGGTGCGGGAAAGCCGCCTGCCCGGATCTGTGAGGGCGAAAGCCAAATGGCTGAGCTACTCGACCACGACCAGCGTGTAGCGCCGTCCTGTTAGGAAAGGTTTGTCACGCGACGGGGAGGCGAGCCGATCTCTCAACGGCTGCGGCATGCCATGGTCTGCATGGAGCGACCGGCGCCCCGGACCGTTCTCACAATCTGAACCTTGGCATAGAGGTTCCCATCAAATCGCGGAGTTGGTCGCGCCCGGCCCGAGCCACGACGTTGACCGTCCTATTTCGGCATGCTTCCGCTTCGCCGGTCTTCGCCGGTGCGTACGTATTTCGCTCCACGACGCGACGAAACGGTGCAGATGCAGGTCAGGCGATGGACACCAGCAGCATGATCGCGACTGTCGATCTGGAAAACTGTGATGCGGTATCGGCTCGATCGAAGCGATTTGGCGAGCGCTATGGCGGGCACGCTCGCTCACCATTTGGCAGCGCACTTGCGCTTGGGTTGGAATCGATCGATGCGCTTCTATTCTCAACTCACTTGCGTACACTTGCACGACACTTGCGTCGAAATGAGAGGTTGCTCCTACCGCAAGCTTTGGATCTTCGATATCACCAAATTAATCATCGGGCGTTTCTCTAGCAATAGCTGCTTCCCATGTCGAGCGCGCAGTCCCATACGCCACCCTCCGATAGAGGCAGAGATATGCGTTGCACATCGCATCGAGGGAGAAGGCCGTTTCAACACGACGACGCCCCGCGATACCGAACTGACTAGCAAGCGCTCCGTCATTGAGGAGTCTGAGCACACGATCAGTCAAGACCGCCGCGTCGTTACTCGGCACAAGAAATCCCGTCTGGCCCTCCAGGACCAATTCAGGAGTGCCCCCATCGTTTGTTGCTACGATTGGCTTACCCAATGCCATGCATTCGGTGATTGCGTTAGAGATGCCTTCCCCGTGTAGACGGCTGTTGGTGGCAAGAACTCCCACAGTGAAGAGGTTTGCGATGCTTTCTATATCTTTTCGCTGCCCCAGAAACTTTATGCGCGGCGAATGTTCTGGTAGAACGCTATCGCGCACCCGCGGCAACAGTTCACCGGTGCCGACAGCCAGAAAAGTTACATCATCTCTAAGACGACAAATGCGGCACGCCATTTCAACAAAGCTTGCATAATCTTTTCCGGGCCTGAAGTTAGCAACCATCCCCACAATGTGGGGGGTCGTGATGCCGACCATCCTACGAAGCTCCGACTCATCTCTTAAATTAAGGACTCTCGCGGGATTAAAGCCATTGTAGATCGACAGACCTTTGCGCTCGGGAATATGGTAGGCAGCGAGGCCCGCTCGCGAATTGGCGACGATA encodes the following:
- a CDS encoding type I secretion system permease/ATPase, which gives rise to MAIQNGNAQVADLGLRSLALFLRLHGVSAEPDQLRDHCGESAIGIRAMLRCARYFGLKVGSRTTHWKQLADISLPGIAALRDGGFLLLGKVEDDAALVLHPTASHPKLMPRAEFEEIWDGRLILSGPQSLAGRAHHTLTGLIADGRDLVGRVGDALIRRAGDALRQAYSADPRDIPVQEADPEPASGDESGLIALAILLRCHGIAADPEQIRHRMGTARVGVTEILRCTREFGLKARAQRSSWNRLGVTPLPAIAVLRDGGFLILGKVIDDKLLVQRPLSPRPESMTQAELEAIWDGDIILMTRRAALTDPSRRFDISWFVGAVHKYRHLLGEVLIASFFLQVFALVAPLFFQVVIDKVLVHRSISTLDVLIAGLVALTLFETVLGTLRVHLFAHTTNRIDVELGARLFRHLMALPIAYFQTRRVGDSVARVRELENIRQFLTSSALTLAVDLLFTAVFLAVMFYYSTSLTLIVLASFPFYIGISVGAAPLFRRRLDEKFNRGAENQAFLVESVTGVETLKAMAVEPQMQRRWEEQLAGYVGASFRVLSLNNTASQAVQMINKLVTAATLYFGARLVIGGDLSVGELVAFNMLAGRVSMPVLRLAQIWQDFHQARLSVDRLGDILNTIPEPSFSSARAALPPIRGKVVFEHVTFRYRADGPEVLHDVSFGVEPGQVVGIVGSSGSGKSTIGKLIQRLYVPESGRVLVDGVDLATVDLTWLRRQIGVVLQENVLFNRSIRENIALADPAMPMERVIEAASLAGAHDFILELPEGYDTIVGERGSSLSGGQRQRVAIARALITNPRILILDEATSALDYESERAIQQNMKRIAAGRTVFVIAHRLSTVRNANRIVTLEHGRIVEDGSHDELIRSNGRYANLHYLQAGIHDVR
- a CDS encoding heparin lyase I family protein encodes the protein MSTTGTITNFKTTPGSLLDVGSDVYEVETAGKSYNITNPDSQTLRFQVQQGDNWAGGGDGSGVDRSEMQNDTTSVKTSWGAVIPAGTPIGMDYQFMVEANGPNGSFVNTQNHNNGFFVVGQMHNDDIASGVGTSPPFAFQMDGDHLQIVARYVQPGGNPSNSSSALHMLTLWTDPNPIQTGVYNDIKVQANFSNSGGGYLQVSINGKQVVNYQGPLGYGQGTYWEYGVYRSRATETAAVDYRNMTLVTGSQAAGWTGAGATAPTQPTTPTSPTVTPAVTQASASPGTGIEHAGDTITLSLAFNEAVTVTGTPTLTLNDGGKATYVGGSGTSTLTFKTTVAATDTNTSALAITGVNLPSGSSIKDASGVSANLSGAVKTFTGFQIDPVLPAVTRASASPGTGTEHVADAITLTLGFNEAVTVSGTPTLSLNDGGTASYVGGSGTGTLTFKTTVASTNTSTSALAITGVNLPSGASIRDAGGVAANLSGAVKTFSGLQIDPTSSGSTSTGSTSTGSTSTGSTATSTPPGSTATKPVLTIADNSLSVAGKGGTVDLGTTVTTTDTNDVVTVNIAGLPNYERITDKLDGRTFSGKNITLTAAQVDSGLTLQSNYKGNSHPVATLTLTASAKDPTSGAVSTASPQTIAVTDPRPATTTTTPSTPTATKPVLNIADHSLSVAGKGGTVDLGTKVTTTDHNDRVTVNITGLPSYETITDKRDGHTFRGQNITLTAAQVDSGLELHSHYSGKGHPGAKLTLTANAKDPVTGAVKKAAPQTITVTDPASYVTTPVLTVADHTLSVTGGGGKVGLGTRVTTTDHNDRVTVNITGLPSYETITDKRDGHTFRGQNITLTAAQVDSGLILHSHYSGKGHPGAKLTLTANAKDPVTGAVKKAAPQTITVTDPASYVTTPVLTVADHTLSVTGGGGKVGLGTRVTTTDHNDRVTVNITGLPSYETITDKRDGHTFRGQNITLTAAQVDSGLELHSHYSGKGHPGAKLTLTANAKDPVTGAVKRAAPQTITVTDPASYVTTPVLTVADHTLSVTGGGGKVGLGTRVTTSDHNDRVTVNITGLPSYETITDKRDGHTFRGQNITLTAAQVDSGLELHSYYRGGGHPVATLALTASAKDPSTGAVSTASPQAITVTDPRPAPVTTTTSSHHHHHHTATDQHPAATTTAAAPTAPRTIDHAGHQQTTAANTASLASQGFTLLQQHVDPATSTLATTAPQSIAVADHPVANGTASFASQGFALLNQYLAAHTGQVDPGQVVAALSQAIGGGCEPLLARPQH
- the ltrA gene encoding group II intron reverse transcriptase/maturase; this encodes MKSSKETRRMEGRGQPEGSPREKARVRTQSRVALPPNLERVNTAAKQAAQTRFTALLHHVNEDALRRAFRRQKRQASAGVDGITVAKYEERLTDNLRELCGRVHTGRYRPQPVRRVYIPKADGGKRPLGVPALEDKIVQSAVAEVLSSVYEVDFLGFSYGFRPGRNPHMALDALHTAIMSQRVNWVLDADIRNFFDSVDHEWLLRMVAHRIADPRILRLIELWLRAGILESGEKQETDRGTPQGAGISPLLANIFLHYILDLWVHQWRRRRARGRVVAVRYADDFVMGFESKVDAQEMLLALKARLASFGLMLHEGKTRLIEFGRFAALSRQRRGERRPETFAFLGFTHYCGRTRDGRFIVKHKTEGKRLTRKLTALRQEAWRFMHAPLAMQHEWLTAVLRGHYGYYGRPHNYPALNGFYREVRRTWRRCLRRRSQKSRRMGWPEFETLTARFRLPVPRITRTWAQARI
- a CDS encoding glycosyltransferase — encoded protein: MRILHFTECIGRGGKERQLVELLGGLSPHRDIESFVAVTYEEDDQFEIDSEHAQYIPLIRKGRGDLRLFKSLYDLTSSLKIDIVHSWGSICSIYAAPVAKLCGAAFVNGFVRDAPSHMTPWNKNYLMSKLTIPFSDVIVANSRAGLAAYHIPERKGLSIYNGFNPARVLNLRDESELRRMVGITTPHIVGMVANFRPGKDYASFVEMACRICRLRDDVTFLAVGTGELLPRVRDSVLPEHSPRIKFLGQRKDIESIANLFTVGVLATNSRLHGEGISNAITECMALGKPIVATNDGGTPELVLEGQTGFLVPSNDAAVLTDRVLRLLNDGALASQFGIAGRRRVETAFSLDAMCNAYLCLYRRVAYGTARSTWEAAIARETPDD